In Rosa chinensis cultivar Old Blush chromosome 1, RchiOBHm-V2, whole genome shotgun sequence, a genomic segment contains:
- the LOC112203649 gene encoding cytochrome P450 704C1, which yields MHLFLCLVLTSSSSSISYKYMLVMDFLSTPLPPVAISLAVIFILAVFSLRKKNKRYPPVAGTVFHQLINARKVHHYMTELACKYRTYRVLGLFRYTVYTADPVNIEYMLKTNVANYCKGYYLYSILSDVLGDGIFTVDGDEWRHQRKASSSQFSTKVLRDFSSEIFKTNAIKLAGIISEAATRYESMEMQDLFMKSTLDSIVKILLGIDLGTMCGKNNEESIRFSNAFDDANEATLYRVADIFWRIKRFLNIGREAVLRKNMEVVDQFVYKLINRKIETLHNSEDDELLLKKKDFISRLLETRETDPKYLRDMVLSFISAGKDTNASTLSWFFYMMCKHLDIQEKIAHEVREATGLNNSSTADEVAANLTEETLNKMQYLHAALTETLRLYPALPMDARICVSDDTWPDGYSIKKGELLVYQPYSMGRMRFIWGDDAEEFRPGRWLDENGIFQEESPFKFITFNAGPRTCIGKEYSYTQLKIFVVVLLSSYIFKLSDVNKDVTYKTMVTLHIDGGLYVHASPRV from the exons ATGCATCTGTTCCTATGTCTAGTTCtaacttcatcatcatcttcaatatCCTACAAGTATATGTTGGTCATGGATTTTCTTTCCACTCCTTTACCTCCCGTTGCAATAAGTTTAGCAGTAATATTCATTTTAGCAGTGTTTTCTCTGCggaagaagaacaagagatACCCTCCAGTTGCCGGAACTGTCTTTCACCAACTGATCAACGCCCGCAAGGTGCACCATTATATGACTGAGCTTGCATGCAAGTACAGAACTTACAGGGTACTTGGCTTGTTCAGATACACCGTCTACACAGCAGATCCAGTAAATATTGAATACATGCTCAAAACAAATGTCGCCAACTACTGCAAG GGATATTACCTGTATAGCATTCTTTCAGATGTTTTGGGCGATGGGATTTTCACTGTGGATGGGGACGAATGGCGGCATCAGAGGAAGGCATCAAGCTCTCAATTCTCAACCAAAGTACTTAGAGACTTCAGCAGTGAAATCTTCAAGACCAATGCAATAAAACTTGCTGGCATAATTTCTGAAGCTGCTACTCGCTACGAATCAATGGAAATGCAA GATTTGTTTATGAAATCAACCTTGGATTCAATTGTCAAGATTCTACTTGGTATTGATCTAGGCACCATGTGTGGAAAAAATAATGAAGAAAGCATTCGGTTTTCCAATGCTTTTGATGATGCAAACGAAGCTACCCTCTATCGTGTTGCGGATATCTTCTGGAGGATCAAACGGTTCTTGAACATTGGCAGGGAAGCAGTGCTGAGAAAAAATATGGAAGTGGTGGATCAATTTGTATACAAATTAATCAACAGAAAGATTGAAACACTTCATAATTCAGAAGATGATGAGCTACTT TTAAAGAAAAAAGACTTTATCTCGAGGCTTTTGGAAACTAGAGAGACCGATCCGAAGTACTTGAGAGACATGGTCCTCAGTTTTATTTCCGCCGGCAAAGACACAAATGCTTCTACTCTTTCATGGTTTTTCTATATGATGTGCAAGCATCTCGATATACAAGAAAAGATTGCACATGAAGTTAGAGAAGCAACAGGTCTGAATAATAGTTCAACGGCTGATGAAGTTGCAGCCAACCTTACTGAAGAAACCCTTAACAAAATGCAATATCTCCATGCAGCTTTGACTGAGACACTAAGACTCTATCCTGCACTTCCAATG GATGCGAGGATTTGTGTTTCTGATGATACTTGGCCAGATGGATATAGTATCAAAAAAGGAGAATTATTGGTATACCAACCTTATTCAATGGGCCGGATGAGGTTTATATGGGGTGATGATGCAGAAGAGTTCCGGCCAGGGAGATGGCTCGACGAAAATGGCATTTTCCAAGAAGAAAGTCCTTTTAAATTCATAACCTTCAAt GCTGGTCCAAGAACTTGTATCGGAAAGGAGTATAGTTATACACAGTTGaagatttttgttgttgtgCTTTTAAGCAGCTACATATTTAAGCTCAGTGATGTGAATAAAGATGTCACATACAAGACAATGGTCACGCTCCATATTGATGGTGGCCTTTATGTTCATGCCTCTCCAAGAGTTTGA